From one Triticum aestivum cultivar Chinese Spring chromosome 4B, IWGSC CS RefSeq v2.1, whole genome shotgun sequence genomic stretch:
- the LOC123093377 gene encoding uncharacterized protein, with the protein MISSSPASPVSIFKLFSASCRPPPLPCSPDAATADWVLLEPLAYVADRTNATTAEAISRTGYTIQATFCAADPPGVSCVCIHCPGIEEADFPERPRIICSHKDLLLLWVTFKFGPYDEEGLREYFVYKAGTGRPSLHLLPDPLPFVARAWEVGLVPHGDDGHFLLAALCLTQTPWVYDLHLFSSTTWAWSTKVASADMPDKTTEANRLVLMQGTQLMEQIALNVFDTARG; encoded by the exons AtgatttcctccagtccggcctcTCCAGTATCAATTTTCAAGCTTTTCTCCGCCTCCTGCCGGCCCCCGCCTCTCCCGTGCAGCCCTGATGCAGCCACCGCCGACTGGGTCCTCCTGGAGCCGCTGGCGTACGTCGCTGACCGCACCAACGCCACCACCGCCGAAGCCATCTCGAGGACCGGCTACACCATCCAGGCCACCTTCTGCGCCGCCGACCCGCCGGGTGTCTCCTGCGTTTGCATCCACTGCCCGGGCATCGAGGAGGCCGACTTCCCGGAGAGGCCCCGCATAATCTGCTCCCACaaggacctcctcctcctctgggtCACCTTCAAATTCGGCCCCTACGACGAGGAGGGGCTCCGCGAGTACTTCGTCTACAAAGCCGGAACCGGGCGGCCGTCACTCCACCTGCTCCCAGATCCCCTTCCGTTCGTCGCCAGAGCCTGGGAGGTCGGCCTCGTGCCCCACGGCGACGACGGCCATTTCTTGCTGGCCGCTCTCTGCTTAACACAGACCCCTTGGGTCTACGACCTGCATCTCTTCTCGTCTACGACATGGGCTTGGAGCACCAAGGTGGCATCAGCAGACATGCCAGACAAG ACAACTGAGGCAAATAGGCTGGTGCTTATGCAAGGGACACAGCTGATGGAGCAGATTGCACTGAATGTCTTCGATACTGCGAGAGGATAG